ATTTTTTTGTGAGTTCCGCGGAATCTATTTCAAGTGCATATACAGCAGCTGAATAATCTGCAGAAACACACAAGCAACCCTTCACAGTTTGGGCACAGCCAATAAAAAAAGGGGTCATGCGCTTGGCATAACCCCTTGATTTTATTGGTAGCGGGGCCAGGATTTGAACCTGGGACCTTCGGGTTATGAGCCCGACGAGCTACCGGACTGCTCCACCCCGCGTCTCGAACAAAGAAGTATATGCGCCTCCGGCGAACATGTCAAACGCATTTCCCCGGAAAACGGTTACTGCGGCTCCACCGGCCACGAACCGGGAGGCGAACCATGGCCGCCGCGAATTTCATATCACCCTTCCCGCCAGGACCATTAGCCAGAAAGGTTCTTTGGAAACCCTGAAAACGGAAGTCCCGCTCCTTGAGGCAAGCGCGGCAAGTTCCCCGGGGGTGAAAGACTTCAGCACGGAAAGCGGCCCGTCGCTCCGGCTCAGGCGGTTCCTGCTGAAGAGCCTGGTCAGGAGGAAAATCAGAATATAGGCGATCCAGCTCCGCCGTAAGTCAACGATGATATATCCCCGCCGCGCGACCCGTGAAAACTCCTTGATCATCCGCAACACCTTTTCCTCGGTGAAGTGGTGCGCCGTTTTGCTGCAGAGCACGTAATCAAACCGTTGATTCTCGAATGGCAGGGCGAACCCGTCCGCCACGGCGAGGGTGATCTCCGGAAAGGACTCGCACCTCTGCCTGGCGATGCCGATACTGACCGGATCAAGGTCGACCGCCGTGATGCCGACGCGGATCCCCGCCTGCCTCGCCCACTTCGCGATGGTGACCGGGATGTCCGCCGTACCGGTGGCCACATCCAGCACGGTAAATCCTTCGTCCGCGGTTTCTGCGTGCATGGCGGCGAGGTGTTTCAAAACCGCGCGGCCATTACCGAAGTAGCGATTCACCAGGGTCAGGTCTTGGAGGACCCCCTCGAGTTCATCACGGGGGTAGGAGTCGTGCGGAAGGTCCATCAACTCGGGCAGGCTTCTTCTTTCCGGTATCC
The nucleotide sequence above comes from Deltaproteobacteria bacterium. Encoded proteins:
- a CDS encoding methyltransferase domain-containing protein, yielding MDLPHDSYPRDELEGVLQDLTLVNRYFGNGRAVLKHLAAMHAETADEGFTVLDVATGTADIPVTIAKWARQAGIRVGITAVDLDPVSIGIARQRCESFPEITLAVADGFALPFENQRFDYVLCSKTAHHFTEEKVLRMIKEFSRVARRGYIIVDLRRSWIAYILIFLLTRLFSRNRLSRSDGPLSVLKSFTPGELAALASRSGTSVFRVSKEPFWLMVLAGRVI